Within the Patescibacteria group bacterium genome, the region GGTCTGGTAAGGTTTTGCAGAAAAAATACCCCCAGTTAAAAATTGCGGGTACGTACGAGGGAAAAAGGGAAAAAAAGTATGATCAGGAGACAGTTCAGGGAATAAAGAATATTTTAGAAGGCAGAAGAGTGGATATATTGTTTGTTGCCTATGGTCATGGTTATCAGGAGAAATGGATAGAAAGAAATTTGGAGCGCCTGCCTGTTTCTGTTGCAGTTGGGGTGGGTGGGGCGTTTGATTTCATTTCTAAGTATATACCTCGCGCTCCGGTATGGATGCAAAGAATAGGTTTGGAGTGGCTTTTTCGGTTGGTTCAGCAACCATGGAGGTGGAGAAGGATTTTTAAGGCAGTTGTGGTATTTCCTTGGTTGGTGTTTAAAGATAAGTTAATTTAGCACTGGTGAACCCCAGTACCAGAATCCCGACAAGTCGGGATACGGTACGGGGTTAGTTCGGCTTACTGAGAAACCTGCGCTTACAGCTTGGTTTCTCAGAACCTCACTAAAAAAATAACCCCGGGGTGACTCCGGGACAATGATCTGTCTAGAGCCACACCGGGGTGTGGTTTTGTCTTTTTGCAGCTGCCTACTTTTTGTAACTGGGAGGAGTTTGGGTCCAATCGCATTGAATGGGTTGCCAAACTATAATTTCAGGAAGTTATCCAGTTTTTAAAGTGCATTTCGCGTCTGCCTCTTAGTTTCTGCCTATATTTTTACCATATCTGTAAACTTCTTATTTGTCAAGTGTTAATGTGTGGGGTATAATGCGTGTAACCTGCTTGTTATGACCTCAAGCGTTTTGGATCAGCTACAAAGCATAGTTTCTCCGCAGGGAGGTGAAGACCTTCGTATTTTAATGGTTGCGCCGGAATGTACACCTTATGCAAATGTGGGTGGTTTTTCGCGTGTTCTGGGTTATCTCTCTAGGGAGTTGCGCGGTCTAGGTGTGGATGCGCGTGTTTTTATGCCAAAATTTGGGCAAATTGATGAGGATAAGTACAAGATGGAAATGGTTTTGGAAGGTTTGGAGGTTCCAACTGGGGTAGAGGGGGGTGAGAGAGATGTTTTGGTGTGTAATGTTAAGAAACACCAAGCGCCAGGAGGTGCCCCGGTGTACTTTTTGGAAAATATGGAGTATTACGAGAAGAGAGCTAATGTTTATGGTTATTCTGACGATCCTGTTCGTTGGGCGTTACTTTCTCGGGGTGCTTTAGAGTTTTTGCGCCACAATGACGGAGCCAGATTTCCAGCAGACCGGGATTGGCTGCCTCATGTAATCCATTGTAATGACTGGGAAACAGGGCATATACCGAATTATCTTAGAACTGTCTACGGAAACGATCCCCGGTTACAGGGAATTGCTACTATTTTTACTATTCATAATCTTCAATACCAGGGCATGTTTGATCACCGTAATGTAAGCGAGTTGGATTATGACGACGGGCGAAGTGCTATTGCCCCCTTCTTTTCTGATCGGCTTCCCAAACAAAACTTTATGCGCCGGGGCATAATTTATTCAGATGTGGTAAATACTGTTTCCAAGACGTACGCCAAGGAGATTCTTACTCCGGAATATGGTGAAGGTCTAGATAGGCTTCTTTTAGAAGTGCGGTCAAAACTGTTTGGTGTGTTAAACGGAATTGATTACGACGAATTTAATCCTAAAACTGATAAATTAATTGAGGAGAATTATGATATCCGTTCTTTAAGTAAGAGAGTAGAGAATAAATTAGCTTTGCAAGAGGAGTTTGACCTTCCCCAAGATGAAGATATTTTTGTAACAGGGTTTGTTGGTCGCTTGGCAGATCAAAAAGGGTTAGATCTTATTTTCAAGACTTTTTGGCCTTTTCTTAAGAATTTTGATGCCCAGTTTGTTCAGGTAGGTGGGGGTGATGGGCACTGTATTGAAACGCTCAAGAAGATGAAGAAAGATTTTCCCGATAAAATTGGTATCCACCCCATGGCTAACTTTACACTTCCTCGCCTTATTTTTTCAGGGTCAGATGTTATGCTTTTTCCCTCTAAGTTTGAGCCGTGTGGAATAACTCAGCTGGAAGCAATGCGTTACGGGTCAATTCCCATTGCGCGCGAAGTCGGGGGTTTGGCAGATACGGTAAGAGACTTTGATTCCAAGACAGGGAAAGGGACTGGCTTTACTTTTAAGGGTTATGACAAGTGGGAGTTTTTTGCTCAGGTAGTTCGTGCTTATGAAACATTTCACTATTCTGAAGTATGGCGTGGATTAATGAGACAAGCAATGCAAGCAGACTTTTCTTGGACTGCTAGTGCCAAGGGATATATAGATCTCTATCAGAAAGCTATTCATTTTCGCCGCCAGGATCTAGTTTCGGAAGGTGTTATTTCTCCGGATGAAGTTTAGTATGGCCAATAGACTACAAATAATTAAGGTATAAATCCTATTTATGCTACGAATTGGGATGGCTAAATAACAAATTACAAGTAACAAGTTCCAAATGAAGAAATACGAAATTCTAAACTCTAAGCTCTAAATAAACAAGGAATAAACGAATTAAAGAATAAGAGATAGGGAATAGAGAATAAATTTTAAATTTTGAATTACCAATTTTAAATTACATACCCTCCAGCCGAGGTAGAGAAAGAGGAGACGAAGGAGAGACTTGGAACTTCACTAAAATAAAATTCCTATGAAGCTAGCTCTTATACTGCACATTTATCAACCTCCTACTCAATATGACAACATTTTAGATAGCATTACCAGTCAGTGTTACCGACCGCTACTGTCTCTACTTATTGCCAACCCTGCAGTACAAGTTTCCTTTAACATTCCAGCTTCGTTAGTGGAGCTTTGGCATAAAAACTACAGCCAGTATTCAGACATATTTTCCTTGTTTCGAAAGCTTTCCGAACGAGAACAGATTGAGCTCTTGGGTTCTGCTGCTTATCATCCACTCCTTTTTAAGTTACCCAAATCAGAAATTTATCGGCAAATTAAGCTGAATGAGCGAATTAATATGCAGCTTCTTCCCGGATTTAATCCTGGTGGGGGGTTTTTTCCACCAGAGTTGGCGCTGGATTCCAATGTGTTGGATGTTGTAAACCTTTGCGGCTACGAGTGGGTACTTTCTGAAAGTCCTCTTGCTAATAGGAGAGTGCTGGATCAGGAACCTTTTTATGTTTTGCGTGCACAAGGGCTTGGTTTGGAAATAGTTTTTAGAAACAAATCCTTAAGTTTGGATCTTGCATTTAGCAGGGTTTCCTCAGTTGAAGAGATTCTAAATAAAGATGTAGGCAATCCAGTAATAGCATTGGACGGTGAAACATTTGGTTGGCACCGAAGGGATGGCTTAGAGCTTTTGCAAAAGATGTTCGAGGATAATGCGTTATCATTTTGTTTAGCGTCGGATTTGGTAAAAAAACAGTTGCCAACAGCTCCCGGGTTTAAGCTGGAAAAAATATCTTGGGGCAAGCGCGGATCTGATCCCCAAAGTATTTACTATCCCCGCTGGGAAAACCCACAAAATAAGGTTCACAAATTGCAGTGGCAGCTTACAGAGTTAGCAATTAACGCCGTGAACAACTCAGAATTTAAGATTGAAAGTTTTAACAATACCACTGAATCCGCTGAAGCCATTGAATCTATTGATTCATTATCTCCAAACAAAAAACAATGGTTTATATCTCGACAATTGTTGGATAAAGCAGTTCACAGCGATCAATATTTTTGGGCAGATGGGGATAATGTGTGGCATTTGGGAATGGTAGAAAAGGGTGCTGATATGTTGAGAAATGTTGTTTGTGCTTTACCCGGAGCGGAACCCAACGTTATTGCTCAGGCTAATACCTTATATGATAAAATTATCGCCACCGGGGAAGAGTTGTACGGAAAGGACGTGAAGGCATGAAAACAATAACTGTTTATTGTTGATTGCTAATTGCTGAGTGCTAAAAAGTATTGGGGGTGGTCTTTCTTGAAGGACCGACCAATCCTTTTGGATATAGAAAGCGGAGAGCGGTTCG harbors:
- a CDS encoding WecB/TagA/CpsF family glycosyltransferase; amino-acid sequence: MKILGVRVDNVTISEAVEKIGELVVDSGKHYVVTPNSEFIVDAQKDIKFKDILNNADLSIPDGMGVVIASRFYGTGLKQRVAGTDLVDKLCREAARKGWTVFFLGGLQGVGERSGKVLQKKYPQLKIAGTYEGKREKKYDQETVQGIKNILEGRRVDILFVAYGHGYQEKWIERNLERLPVSVAVGVGGAFDFISKYIPRAPVWMQRIGLEWLFRLVQQPWRWRRIFKAVVVFPWLVFKDKLI
- a CDS encoding glycogen/starch synthase, encoding MTSSVLDQLQSIVSPQGGEDLRILMVAPECTPYANVGGFSRVLGYLSRELRGLGVDARVFMPKFGQIDEDKYKMEMVLEGLEVPTGVEGGERDVLVCNVKKHQAPGGAPVYFLENMEYYEKRANVYGYSDDPVRWALLSRGALEFLRHNDGARFPADRDWLPHVIHCNDWETGHIPNYLRTVYGNDPRLQGIATIFTIHNLQYQGMFDHRNVSELDYDDGRSAIAPFFSDRLPKQNFMRRGIIYSDVVNTVSKTYAKEILTPEYGEGLDRLLLEVRSKLFGVLNGIDYDEFNPKTDKLIEENYDIRSLSKRVENKLALQEEFDLPQDEDIFVTGFVGRLADQKGLDLIFKTFWPFLKNFDAQFVQVGGGDGHCIETLKKMKKDFPDKIGIHPMANFTLPRLIFSGSDVMLFPSKFEPCGITQLEAMRYGSIPIAREVGGLADTVRDFDSKTGKGTGFTFKGYDKWEFFAQVVRAYETFHYSEVWRGLMRQAMQADFSWTASAKGYIDLYQKAIHFRRQDLVSEGVISPDEV